The Bacillus zhangzhouensis region ACTTCAATCTATTTATCGATGGCCGTGGTTTTCTTAGCGCAAGTGTTTGGTGTAGATTTGTCCATCAGTCAGCAGATCACGATTATCCTTGTGCTGATGCTCACATCAAAGGGAGCAGCCGGAGTGACAGGAAGCGGATTTATCGTGCTTGCATCTACTCTTGCGGCCCTTCAGGTCATTCCATTAGAGGGGCTTGCACTGCTGCTTGGGGTTGACCGATTCATGAGCGAAGGAAGAGCGATTACAAACCTTATTGGTAATGGAATCGCAACAATTGTTGTCGCGAAGAGTGAAGGTGAATTTGATGAAGCGAAGAGCAAAGCAGCGCTTCAAGAAATGCGGAATATCAAGCAGGCTGTGTAGTATAAAAACAACCAAAAACCGAAATCTTATGTTCTACATAGGTTCGGTTTTTTCTTGTGTAAAAAGAAAAATCAATAAAATGACGACGAATCGTAAGACCTCTTTGACCTTTTATTATATAATTTACAGAAAGATCCGATATAATGTATATCAGATACGATGAAAAATAGACTTTGGTCCTGGCAGGTGTGTAACGTAATGGCGGCATTTTTAAAATTGTTCGAAAAACCCGGTGTTAAGCGGTTTTCAGTATTTGTAGTATTAGCCACAGCATTATATCTATTAAGAGGAATGATGAATTTAATTCTTCTGACCTTCATTTTCACTTTTTTGATGAATCGGTTAGAAGAGGTCATTAGAGGCTTTTTAAATCGCTTCTTGAAAATAGGACAGAAATCAGTCATTACTATTTTGTATATTCTTCTAGCTGGTGGATTGACATTTGGCGGATTCGTTTTTGTACCAATCATCGCCAAACAGGTAGAGCAGCTATTCCATTTAGGAAAGAAAATTGCAGATCATCCACAAGATTTACCCTTCTTTGACGTCATCACGAACGTATTCGGAGATTTCAAAATATCAGCTTTCTTTGAAAAAGGGTTTAATTTCCTCTATACATACTTAACAGATTTCAGCACGTTCAGTATCCAGGTGATTATGTCCTTAATATTAAGCATGTTCTTCCTGTTTGAAAAGGAACGCCTCATTCAATTTATGAACAAGTTCAAAACGAGTAAAATCTCCGTATTCTATCATGAAATTGCCTTCTTTGGACGTAAATTTTCCCGAACGTTTGGAAAAGTACTTGAAGCACAGTTTATTATTGCAACCGTTAACTGTGTGCTAACGACAATTGCGCTAGGCATTATGGGGTTCCCGCAGTTATTTGGATTAGCGGTCATGGTCTTTTTGCTGGGCCTAATCCCAGTAGCGGGTGTGGTTATCTCTCTTATTCCACTCAGCATCATTGCGTATACACTCGGAGGCGGAATGTATGTCCTGTATATTGTGCTGGTGATTGTGGTTATCCATGCCATTGAAACATATTTCTTGAATCCGAAGCTCATGTCAGCTAAAACAGAACTTCCTATTTTCTTCACGTTTATTGTGCTGATCTTCTCTGAACACTATATTGGCATTTGGGGACTTATTATCGGTATCCCGATCTTTGTGTTTATTTTAGATATTCTTGAGGTTACAAATAGGGAAGAAAGTAATTAAAAAGTTCATATGAACCTGTTTACAATTTTCTAAAAATAAGGTATAAATAGTATGAAAATATCATATTACCACACGCTTAATCCTTCTAAAGGAATGGGGGACCCGTGTTTTTGGGGTGAATTTTTCTTATTTGAGAAAAAAGGACATCTCTTCGTCCTAACCCGTCAGCTAACCTCATCAGCGTGAAGAGAGTAGACAGTGGTACACGTATGGACACGCAGGCCCACGAGAAGACTCTCTCGTGGGCTTTTTGACGAGGAAGGGGAGATTTTATTGAAGCTGGCCACAAAAATTATTATTGCCTTGTTTGTAGGTG contains the following coding sequences:
- a CDS encoding AI-2E family transporter — its product is MAAFLKLFEKPGVKRFSVFVVLATALYLLRGMMNLILLTFIFTFLMNRLEEVIRGFLNRFLKIGQKSVITILYILLAGGLTFGGFVFVPIIAKQVEQLFHLGKKIADHPQDLPFFDVITNVFGDFKISAFFEKGFNFLYTYLTDFSTFSIQVIMSLILSMFFLFEKERLIQFMNKFKTSKISVFYHEIAFFGRKFSRTFGKVLEAQFIIATVNCVLTTIALGIMGFPQLFGLAVMVFLLGLIPVAGVVISLIPLSIIAYTLGGGMYVLYIVLVIVVIHAIETYFLNPKLMSAKTELPIFFTFIVLIFSEHYIGIWGLIIGIPIFVFILDILEVTNREESN